The following proteins are co-located in the Desulfobulbaceae bacterium genome:
- a CDS encoding ATP-binding protein — translation IDQEIAESLKRILDHCNNNSVPIDKFNLHTAFSEVILNAWNHGNRKDPAKPIRVRWWLSNDLNIEITDQGTGFVFATDENPRRKTNLTKESGRGIFLVKKICDSARWFDGGNRVIISFNSNSCSWGQRPQKTKTSSFKLW, via the coding sequence TATCGACCAGGAAATAGCAGAAAGCCTGAAGAGAATTCTTGACCACTGCAACAACAACAGTGTGCCTATAGACAAATTCAATCTTCACACAGCTTTCAGTGAGGTCATCTTAAACGCCTGGAACCATGGAAACCGGAAAGACCCAGCAAAACCCATCAGAGTTCGCTGGTGGCTCTCAAATGATCTCAATATTGAGATCACTGACCAGGGAACGGGCTTTGTCTTTGCGACCGACGAAAATCCACGCAGAAAAACGAACCTCACTAAAGAGAGTGGGCGAGGCATATTTTTAGTTAAAAAAATCTGTGATTCAGCCAGATGGTTTGACGGAGGAAACCGGGTAATCATCTCGTTTAATAGTAACAGCTGTTCGTGGGGTCAACGACCCCAAAAGACCAAGACCAGCAGCTTTAAACTTTGGTAG